One Rhodospirillales bacterium DNA segment encodes these proteins:
- a CDS encoding glutathione S-transferase family protein encodes MTIEVYWGSGSPFAWSVLLALEAKRIPYESRLLSFSAGDTKKPAFLAINPRGKVPAIRDGAYTLAESIAILAYVDAKYPEPPLFGRAPEETGRIWQCISDGMSYLQPAAEKVIHPLFRGGIAGREDQVREGAREVEEELARLAAVLGDRPYLAADTLNAADLVIYPKLALFFRIAARDELKVLDLGFDGWRQRWPAIAGWFDRIAALPGFDRTYPPHWREG; translated from the coding sequence ATGACGATCGAGGTGTATTGGGGCAGCGGCAGCCCCTTTGCCTGGTCGGTGCTTCTGGCACTCGAAGCCAAGCGAATTCCCTACGAGTCGCGGTTGCTGTCATTTTCCGCGGGCGACACGAAAAAGCCCGCGTTCCTGGCGATCAACCCGCGCGGCAAGGTGCCGGCAATCCGCGACGGCGCGTATACGCTTGCGGAGTCCATTGCCATCCTCGCCTACGTCGACGCCAAGTATCCCGAGCCGCCGCTGTTCGGCCGCGCGCCGGAGGAAACCGGTCGCATCTGGCAATGCATATCCGATGGCATGAGCTATCTGCAACCGGCGGCAGAGAAGGTCATCCACCCCCTGTTCAGGGGCGGCATCGCTGGCCGTGAGGATCAGGTGCGCGAGGGCGCCCGTGAAGTCGAGGAAGAGCTCGCCCGCCTTGCTGCCGTCCTGGGAGACCGTCCGTACCTGGCGGCGGACACGCTCAATGCGGCGGATTTGGTCATCTACCCGAAGCTGGCTCTCTTCTTCCGTATCGCGGCACGAGATGAACTGAAGGTCCTCGACCTTGGCTTCGACGGCTGGCGCCAGCGTTGGCCGGCGATTGCGGGCTGGTTTGACCGCATAGCAGCGCTTCCCGGCTTTGACCGGACCTACCCGCCCCACTGGCGTGAGGGCTGA
- a CDS encoding tetratricopeptide repeat protein yields the protein MGDAEAALKEALALRRKLAAANPATYEPHVAATLNDLANLYRATQRMGDAEAAYKEALALCRKLAAANPATYEPDLAGILNNLANLYSDTQRMGDAEAAYKEAFALYRKLAAANPAAYEPDLAGILNNLAGLYRDTQRMGDAEAAGKEALALRRKLAAANPAAYEPDLAETLNNLGHLYGDTQRMGGAEAALKEALTLYRKLAAANPAAYEPYVATTLNNLAGLYSDTQRMGGAEAAYKEALALRRKLAAANPATYEPDVAGTLNNLAGLYSDTQRMGDAEAALKKALALRRKLAAANPATYEPHVAATLNDLANLYRDTQRMGGAEAAYKEALAFRRKLAAANPATYEPDVATTLNDLANLYRDTRRMGDAEAALKKALALRRKLAAANPATYEPHVATTLNDLANLYGDTRRMGDAEAAYKEALALCRKLAAANPATYEPDVATTLNNLGFLYLDTRRMGDAEAALKEALALRRKLAAANPATYESDVAGTLNNLGILYHDTQRMGDAETAHKEALALRRKLAAANPAAYEPDVAGTLNNLGFLYLDTRRMGDAEAALKEALTLYRKLAAANPAAYEPYVATTLNNLANLYSATQRMGDAEAAAKEALTLYRKLAVYEPKVFGNDFATTVRGLVLSYQESKGRERVGCHDLEQASKVASAPDLLKFLSTVRARQCAAAVDAGR from the coding sequence ATGGGCGACGCCGAGGCGGCGTTGAAGGAGGCCCTCGCCCTTCGCCGCAAGCTGGCCGCCGCCAACCCCGCCACCTACGAGCCTCATGTCGCCGCCACCCTGAACGATCTGGCGAACCTCTACCGCGCCACGCAGCGGATGGGCGACGCCGAGGCGGCGTACAAGGAGGCGCTCGCCCTTTGTCGCAAGCTGGCCGCCGCCAACCCCGCCACCTACGAGCCCGATCTCGCCGGCATCCTCAACAATCTGGCGAATCTGTACAGCGACACGCAGCGGATGGGCGACGCCGAGGCGGCGTACAAGGAGGCATTCGCCCTTTACCGCAAGCTGGCCGCCGCCAACCCCGCCGCCTACGAGCCCGATCTTGCCGGCATCCTCAACAATCTCGCCGGCCTCTACCGCGACACGCAGCGGATGGGCGACGCCGAGGCGGCGGGGAAGGAGGCGCTCGCCCTTCGCCGCAAGCTGGCCGCCGCCAACCCCGCTGCCTACGAGCCCGATCTCGCCGAAACGCTGAACAATCTCGGGCACCTCTACGGCGACACGCAGCGGATGGGCGGCGCCGAGGCGGCGTTGAAGGAGGCCCTCACCCTTTACCGCAAGCTGGCCGCCGCCAACCCCGCTGCCTACGAGCCTTATGTCGCCACCACCCTGAACAATCTCGCCGGCCTGTACAGCGACACGCAGCGGATGGGCGGCGCCGAGGCGGCGTACAAGGAGGCGCTCGCCCTTCGCCGCAAGCTGGCCGCCGCCAACCCCGCCACCTACGAGCCCGATGTCGCCGGCACCCTCAACAATCTCGCCGGCCTGTACAGCGACACGCAGCGGATGGGCGACGCCGAGGCAGCGTTGAAGAAGGCCCTCGCCCTTCGCCGCAAGCTGGCCGCCGCCAACCCCGCCACCTACGAGCCTCATGTCGCCGCCACCCTGAACGATCTGGCGAACCTCTACCGCGACACGCAGCGGATGGGCGGCGCCGAGGCGGCGTACAAGGAGGCGCTCGCCTTTCGCCGCAAGCTGGCCGCCGCCAACCCCGCCACCTACGAGCCCGATGTCGCCACCACCCTGAACGATCTGGCGAACCTCTACCGCGACACGCGGCGGATGGGCGACGCCGAGGCAGCGTTGAAGAAGGCCCTCGCCCTTCGCCGCAAGCTGGCCGCCGCCAACCCCGCCACCTACGAGCCTCATGTCGCCACCACCCTGAACGATCTGGCGAACCTCTACGGCGACACGCGGCGGATGGGCGACGCCGAGGCGGCGTACAAGGAGGCGCTCGCCCTTTGTCGCAAGCTGGCCGCCGCCAACCCCGCCACCTACGAGCCCGACGTCGCCACCACCCTGAACAATCTCGGGTTCCTCTACCTCGACACGCGGCGGATGGGCGACGCCGAGGCAGCGTTGAAGGAGGCACTCGCCCTTCGCCGCAAGCTGGCCGCCGCCAACCCCGCCACCTACGAGTCCGATGTCGCCGGCACCCTCAACAATCTGGGAATCCTCTACCACGACACGCAGCGGATGGGCGACGCCGAGACGGCGCACAAGGAGGCACTCGCTCTTCGCCGCAAGCTGGCCGCCGCCAACCCCGCCGCCTACGAGCCCGACGTCGCCGGCACCCTGAACAATCTCGGGTTCCTCTACCTCGACACGCGGCGGATGGGCGACGCCGAGGCAGCGTTGAAGGAGGCACTTACCCTTTACCGCAAGCTGGCCGCCGCCAACCCCGCCGCCTACGAGCCTTATGTCGCCACTACCCTGAACAATCTGGCGAATCTGTACAGCGCCACGCAGCGGATGGGCGACGCCGAGGCGGCGGCGAAGGAGGCGCTCACCCTTTACCGCAAGCTGGCCGTCTATGAACCCAAAGTATTCGGCAACGATTTTGCCACGACCGTCCGCGGCTTGGTGCTGTCGTATCAGGAGTCCAAGGGACGCGAGCGGGTCGGCTGCCACGATCTGGAGCAGGCGTCGAAAGTCGCGAGCGCTCCCGATCTCCTCAAGTTTCTCTCCACCGTTCGCGCCCGGCAATGCGCCGCCGCCGTGGACGCAGGACGCTAA
- a CDS encoding IS3 family transposase (programmed frameshift), with protein MDKPETAAKFSPEVRERAVRMVFEHRHEYPSQWATIGSIAPKIGCTRQTLLTWVRCAERNQGLRPGPTSEERERIKALERENRELRQANEILRKASAYFCPGGARPPVETMIAFIDDHRGSFGFEPICKVLPVAPSTYYAHVTRRADPAKRSARARSDAALKIEIRRVFDENFQVYGVRKVWRQLRREGFDVARCTVVRLMKAMDLQGVIRGKSTRTTVSDKATPCPLDRVNRDFEAPAPNRLWVSDFTYVSTWMGFVYVAFVIDAYARRIVGWRVSRSAPAGFVLDALEQALHARRPFAPGGLVHHSDRGSQYLSIKYTERLAEAGIEPSVGSVGDSYDNALAESVIGLFKAEVIWRRGPWRTLEAVEFATLEWSDWFNNRRLLEPIGNIPPAEAEAAYYTQLEATPMAA; from the exons ATGGATAAGCCCGAGACCGCTGCGAAGTTTTCGCCTGAGGTGCGCGAGCGCGCCGTTCGGATGGTATTCGAGCACCGTCACGAATATCCCTCACAGTGGGCGACGATCGGTTCGATCGCGCCGAAGATCGGATGCACGCGGCAGACGCTGCTCACCTGGGTGCGCTGTGCCGAACGGAACCAGGGCCTGCGGCCGGGCCCCACGAGCGAAGAGCGTGAGCGGATCAAAGCGTTGGAGCGAGAGAACCGCGAGTTGCGCCAGGCCAATGAGATCCTGCGCAAGGCCAGCGCCTATT TTTGCCCTGGCGGAGCTCGACCGCCGGTCGAAACCATGATCGCGTTTATCGACGATCACCGTGGGTCTTTCGGGTTCGAGCCGATCTGCAAGGTGCTGCCGGTCGCCCCGTCCACGTACTACGCCCACGTCACCCGGCGGGCCGATCCGGCAAAGCGATCGGCACGGGCCCGGAGTGACGCGGCCCTGAAGATCGAGATCCGGCGCGTGTTCGACGAGAATTTTCAGGTCTACGGTGTTCGCAAGGTCTGGCGTCAGCTTCGGCGCGAAGGCTTCGACGTCGCGCGCTGCACGGTGGTGCGGCTGATGAAGGCCATGGATCTGCAGGGCGTAATCCGCGGCAAATCCACGCGGACGACGGTCAGCGACAAGGCCACCCCGTGTCCGCTCGACCGGGTGAACCGAGACTTCGAGGCGCCAGCGCCCAACAGGCTCTGGGTGTCCGATTTCACCTACGTCTCGACCTGGATGGGTTTCGTCTATGTCGCCTTCGTCATCGACGCCTATGCACGCAGGATCGTCGGCTGGCGCGTCAGCCGCAGCGCGCCGGCGGGCTTCGTTCTCGACGCCCTGGAGCAGGCGCTTCACGCCCGACGTCCTTTCGCGCCCGGCGGGCTCGTGCACCACAGCGACCGCGGGAGCCAGTACCTCTCGATCAAGTACACCGAGCGCCTCGCCGAAGCCGGCATCGAGCCCTCGGTCGGCAGCGTCGGCGACAGCTATGATAACGCCCTCGCCGAGAGTGTGATCGGCTTGTTCAAGGCCGAAGTGATCTGGCGCCGCGGCCCCTGGCGCACACTGGAAGCCGTCGAGTTCGCCACGCTCGAATGGAGCGACTGGTTCAACAACCGCCGTCTCCTCGAGCCGATCGGCAACATCCCGCCGGCCGAGGCGGAAGCCGCGTACTACACTCAGCTTGAGGCAACCCCGATGGCTGCGTAG
- a CDS encoding transposase, translating to MAGVDPLLLEHPAPAATVIADKAYDASRLRSALAERGSRAVIPFRSTAKAPQPLDRTLYAQRNLIERAFN from the coding sequence ATGGCCGGGGTCGATCCGCTGCTGCTCGAACACCCGGCGCCGGCGGCCACGGTCATCGCCGACAAAGCCTATGACGCCAGCAGGCTGCGGTCGGCCCTGGCCGAACGCGGGTCGCGCGCCGTCATCCCGTTCCGCAGTACCGCCAAGGCGCCCCAGCCGCTCGACCGCACACTCTACGCCCAACGCAACCTCATCGAGCGCGCCTTCAACTGA
- a CDS encoding IS5 family transposase, translating to MRFDLTEEEWRLIEPVLPPVRQGGARRDDRQVLDGIFYVLRTGIPWDDLPARYGPHTTAYNRFNRWAAQGIWQRLFEELARRRPASVEMIDSTAIKAHRAAAGAEKGGSAPRRERMPRRSAGRAAAAPPSSMPSSTNSAASGASS from the coding sequence ATGCGGTTTGATCTTACGGAAGAGGAATGGCGGCTCATCGAGCCGGTGTTGCCGCCGGTCCGGCAGGGCGGCGCACGTCGGGACGATCGGCAGGTGCTCGACGGCATCTTCTACGTGCTGCGCACCGGCATCCCCTGGGATGATCTGCCGGCGCGCTACGGCCCGCACACCACGGCCTACAACCGCTTCAACCGGTGGGCGGCGCAAGGCATCTGGCAGCGCTTGTTCGAGGAGTTGGCGCGACGCCGCCCTGCGAGCGTCGAGATGATCGACAGCACGGCGATCAAGGCGCATCGCGCGGCGGCCGGGGCGGAAAAAGGGGGCTCGGCACCGAGGCGCGAGCGCATGCCGAGGCGATCGGCCGGTCGCGCGGCGGCCGCACCACCAAGCTCCATGCCATCGTCGACGAACTCGGCCGCATCCGGCGCTTCGTCCTGA
- a CDS encoding IS66 family transposase encodes MTLPFRYRLSDDEKDALLSEQAALIERQAARITELEALLARPKKTSRNSHTPPSQDRKPGGSGDKKHGERRKLRPSRPGSARSLSEVPDETIKRLATTCPHCAADVSGQRQICRHRYDHIDIPPIAPVVTRVELFGGRCAACGRRFRAAPPDGMPLGTPFGASIQALLLYLHHSHHVGFERLARMMAELFGLVISEGAIANAFRRAETAMTAACAAIKERLLAARVIASDETTARIDGATHWHWVFVTTKAVLHQIAPRRAKAVAEEVLGEHRPAVWVSDRYAGQQDLAPAHQVCLAHLLRDVQYAIDCGDTVFAPRLRDLLRWAIRIGRRRDALRPATLATYHARAERRLDALVATPAAHPAGRELQTAVKAWRTKFFVFLEDPDVPATNNACEREIRPSVVFRKVTGGFRSEWGAHIHAGYRSVTSTAGLHGQTARQAIAQLLAGTFQTTPAAL; translated from the coding sequence ATGACTCTGCCGTTCCGATACCGCTTGAGCGACGATGAGAAGGACGCACTGCTTTCCGAGCAGGCAGCGCTGATCGAACGTCAGGCGGCGCGGATTACGGAACTCGAGGCGCTGCTGGCGCGGCCGAAGAAGACGTCACGGAACAGCCACACGCCGCCGTCGCAGGACCGCAAGCCGGGCGGAAGCGGGGACAAGAAGCATGGCGAGCGGCGCAAGCTGCGGCCCTCGCGTCCGGGCTCGGCGCGATCGCTGAGCGAGGTGCCGGACGAGACGATCAAGCGGCTGGCCACCACGTGTCCGCATTGTGCCGCCGACGTTTCGGGCCAGAGGCAGATCTGCCGCCATCGCTACGATCACATCGACATCCCGCCAATCGCACCGGTGGTGACCCGTGTTGAGCTGTTCGGCGGGCGCTGTGCTGCCTGCGGCCGCCGCTTCCGCGCCGCCCCGCCGGACGGCATGCCGCTGGGAACACCCTTTGGGGCGTCAATCCAGGCGCTGCTTTTGTATCTGCACCACAGCCATCATGTCGGTTTCGAGCGGCTGGCGCGGATGATGGCGGAGCTGTTCGGGCTGGTGATCTCCGAGGGTGCCATCGCCAACGCCTTCCGCCGCGCTGAAACAGCGATGACGGCGGCGTGCGCCGCGATCAAGGAAAGGCTGCTGGCCGCCCGGGTGATCGCCTCGGACGAGACCACCGCCCGCATCGACGGCGCCACCCACTGGCATTGGGTGTTCGTCACCACCAAGGCGGTGCTGCACCAGATCGCACCCCGCCGGGCGAAAGCGGTCGCCGAAGAGGTGCTGGGCGAGCACCGGCCGGCGGTCTGGGTGTCCGACCGCTACGCCGGCCAGCAGGATCTGGCGCCCGCGCATCAGGTCTGTCTCGCCCACCTCCTGCGTGACGTCCAGTATGCCATCGACTGCGGCGACACCGTCTTCGCGCCCCGGCTGCGCGATCTGCTGCGCTGGGCGATCCGCATCGGCCGACGGCGAGATGCCCTGCGGCCGGCGACCCTCGCCACCTATCACGCCCGCGCCGAACGCCGCCTCGATGCGCTCGTGGCCACACCCGCGGCGCATCCCGCCGGCCGCGAGCTGCAAACCGCAGTCAAGGCGTGGCGGACGAAGTTCTTCGTCTTCCTCGAAGACCCCGACGTGCCAGCCACCAACAACGCCTGCGAGCGAGAAATCCGTCCGTCCGTCGTGTTCCGCAAGGTCACCGGCGGCTTTCGCTCCGAATGGGGCGCACACATCCACGCCGGATACCGATCCGTCACCAGCACCGCAGGGCTCCACGGCCAAACCGCCCGGCAAGCCATCGCCCAACTCCTCGCCGGCACCTTCCAGACCACGCCCGCAGCTTTATAG
- a CDS encoding site-specific DNA-methyltransferase, producing the protein MVEGVWEKFGAFVHQQIVWAKDRGILTRSYYLWQHEPCFFGWLRGHKPPRLSDDYPSTVWTIPTVKVGEKTEHPTSKPIEVFALPMRQHARPGEICFEPFSGSGSQIIAGEQTARRVYAIEISPVYVDVAVKRWQTATGKQAVLEGSGRSFDELAAERLRDAA; encoded by the coding sequence ATGGTCGAAGGGGTGTGGGAGAAGTTCGGCGCGTTCGTCCACCAGCAGATCGTCTGGGCCAAGGACCGCGGCATCCTGACCCGCTCGTACTACCTCTGGCAGCACGAACCGTGCTTCTTCGGCTGGCTGCGTGGCCACAAGCCGCCGCGCCTGTCCGACGATTATCCGAGCACCGTCTGGACCATCCCGACGGTCAAGGTCGGCGAGAAGACGGAGCATCCGACGTCGAAGCCGATCGAGGTGTTCGCGCTGCCGATGCGCCAGCATGCGCGGCCGGGCGAGATCTGCTTCGAGCCGTTCAGCGGCTCCGGCTCGCAGATCATCGCCGGCGAGCAGACGGCGCGGCGCGTCTACGCCATCGAGATCAGCCCGGTCTACGTCGATGTCGCCGTCAAACGCTGGCAGACGGCGACCGGCAAGCAGGCGGTCCTGGAGGGCAGCGGACGAAGCTTCGACGAGCTGGCCGCGGAGCGGCTTCGAGATGCGGCATGA
- a CDS encoding DUF3489 domain-containing protein, giving the protein MSAESFRTSLQDDAAEAAGLIAPLEDDATDIETACAAPVPAGEPASAENATTTVVDEAAPLATGAAPEPSAEQPAKVRKHRDGTKEAMLIDMLRRPEGATIAQIMAATGWLGHTVRGAFAGALKKKRGLIVTSEKKDGGERVYHLAD; this is encoded by the coding sequence ATGAGTGCCGAGTCGTTCCGCACCAGCCTGCAGGACGATGCCGCCGAAGCGGCCGGACTGATCGCGCCGCTCGAAGACGATGCCACCGACATCGAGACCGCGTGTGCCGCCCCGGTGCCCGCAGGTGAGCCGGCTTCGGCGGAGAACGCGACCACCACGGTTGTGGACGAAGCCGCGCCCCTGGCCACCGGAGCCGCGCCGGAACCGAGCGCGGAGCAGCCCGCCAAGGTTCGCAAGCATCGTGACGGCACCAAGGAGGCGATGCTGATCGACATGCTGCGCCGACCCGAAGGTGCGACCATCGCCCAGATCATGGCAGCGACTGGCTGGCTTGGACACACCGTGAGGGGTGCCTTTGCCGGCGCTCTGAAGAAGAAGCGCGGCCTCATCGTGACCTCGGAGAAGAAGGATGGCGGCGAGCGGGTGTACCACCTCGCCGACTGA
- a CDS encoding phage terminase large subunit family protein yields the protein MYESTSQASPRSDATCDSGLGTGPDLDAGYDIDFKGGPELLRGWRDGRRPDPALTVSAWADSHRLLSPRGANEAGRWRTSRTPYLGEIMDALSPSHPAQRVVVMKGAQIGATEAGNNWIGYVIHHAPGPMLAVQPTVELAKRFSQQRVDPLIDESPVLRDKVAPARSRDAGNTQLSKEFPGGILVMTGANSAVGLRSMPVRYLFLDEVDAYPLSADAEGEPVALAEARTRTYSWRRKVFLASTPTVKGLSRIEREFEASDQRRFFLPCPLCGAPQWLKFERLRWDWGNPASVAYVCEVCDGSFGEHHKTRMLAAGQWRPTARSADQGTIGFHLSALYSPLGWYSWAQIARDWEAAQGNDEAKRSFRNTVLGETWFEAGEAPDWQRLYDRREDYPLGTVPAGGLLLTAGADVQKDRIEVSIWAWGRGLESWLVDHLIIDGSPAEPATWAALCELLGRTWPHAGGAELRLARLAIDTGGQYTTEVYAWTRRQSVGQVMAIKGVDGFDRTTPVAGPTNVDATEGGVKIKRGARLWTVAVATFKSETYRFLRSAAPTGEESTDWYPAGFIHLPRGVDAEWVKQLVAEQLVTVKTRRGFTRLEWQKLRERNEALDCRVYARAAAWIAGADRWPERKWSELEAQVAPKARDEETSVSTPEADEPLPTAGRLMAAPRRGRRVFRSSYVS from the coding sequence ATGTACGAGAGCACCTCGCAAGCCTCGCCGAGGTCCGATGCGACTTGCGATAGCGGCCTCGGCACCGGCCCGGATCTCGATGCCGGCTACGACATCGACTTCAAGGGCGGACCGGAGCTGCTGCGCGGCTGGCGCGACGGCCGCAGGCCGGACCCGGCGCTCACCGTCTCGGCGTGGGCCGACAGCCACCGGCTGCTGAGCCCGCGCGGCGCCAACGAGGCCGGGCGCTGGCGCACCAGCCGCACGCCCTATCTGGGCGAGATCATGGACGCGCTGTCGCCCTCGCATCCGGCACAGCGGGTGGTGGTGATGAAAGGCGCGCAGATCGGCGCCACCGAGGCCGGCAACAACTGGATCGGCTACGTCATTCATCACGCGCCGGGGCCGATGCTGGCGGTGCAGCCGACGGTGGAGCTGGCGAAGCGGTTCTCGCAGCAGCGGGTCGACCCGCTGATCGACGAGAGCCCGGTGCTGCGCGACAAGGTCGCGCCGGCGCGCTCGCGCGATGCCGGCAATACCCAGCTGTCGAAGGAGTTCCCCGGCGGCATCCTGGTGATGACCGGGGCGAACAGCGCCGTCGGCCTGCGCTCGATGCCGGTGCGCTACCTGTTTCTCGACGAGGTCGACGCCTATCCGCTGTCGGCCGACGCCGAGGGCGAGCCGGTGGCGCTCGCCGAGGCGCGAACGCGGACCTACTCCTGGCGGCGCAAGGTGTTCCTGGCGTCGACGCCGACGGTGAAGGGGCTGAGCCGGATCGAGCGCGAGTTCGAGGCCTCGGACCAGCGGCGCTTCTTCCTGCCGTGCCCGCTGTGCGGGGCGCCGCAGTGGCTGAAGTTCGAGCGGCTGCGCTGGGACTGGGGGAATCCGGCGAGCGTTGCTTACGTCTGCGAGGTCTGCGACGGCAGTTTCGGCGAGCATCACAAGACGAGGATGCTGGCCGCCGGCCAGTGGCGGCCGACGGCGCGGTCGGCGGATCAGGGCACTATCGGCTTCCACCTCTCGGCGCTCTACTCGCCGCTCGGCTGGTACTCATGGGCGCAGATTGCGCGGGACTGGGAAGCGGCTCAGGGCAACGACGAGGCCAAGCGCAGCTTCAGGAACACCGTGCTCGGCGAGACCTGGTTCGAGGCCGGTGAAGCGCCGGACTGGCAGCGGCTTTATGACCGCCGCGAGGACTACCCTCTCGGCACCGTGCCGGCCGGCGGGTTGCTGCTGACCGCCGGCGCCGACGTGCAGAAGGACCGCATCGAGGTCTCGATCTGGGCCTGGGGCCGCGGCCTGGAAAGCTGGCTGGTCGATCACCTGATCATCGACGGCAGCCCGGCCGAGCCGGCGACCTGGGCGGCGCTGTGCGAGCTGCTCGGCCGCACCTGGCCGCACGCCGGCGGCGCCGAGCTGCGTCTCGCCCGCCTCGCGATCGATACCGGTGGCCAGTACACCACCGAGGTCTACGCCTGGACGCGCCGCCAGAGTGTCGGCCAGGTGATGGCGATCAAGGGCGTCGACGGCTTCGACCGGACGACGCCGGTGGCCGGGCCGACCAACGTCGATGCCACGGAAGGCGGGGTGAAGATCAAGCGCGGCGCCCGGCTGTGGACGGTGGCGGTGGCCACGTTCAAGAGCGAGACCTACCGCTTCCTGCGGTCGGCAGCGCCGACGGGCGAGGAGTCAACGGATTGGTATCCGGCAGGCTTTATCCATCTGCCGCGCGGCGTCGACGCCGAGTGGGTGAAGCAGCTGGTCGCCGAGCAGTTGGTCACCGTCAAGACCAGGCGCGGCTTCACCCGCCTCGAATGGCAGAAGTTGCGCGAACGCAACGAGGCGCTCGACTGCCGGGTCTATGCCCGGGCGGCCGCCTGGATCGCCGGCGCCGACCGCTGGCCGGAGCGCAAGTGGAGCGAACTGGAGGCGCAGGTGGCGCCCAAGGCTCGCGACGAAGAGACGAGCGTATCGACGCCCGAGGCCGACGAGCCGTTGCCGACGGCCGGCCGCCTGATGGCAGCGCCGCGCCGCGGCCGGCGCGTGTTCCGCTCCAGCTACGTGAGCTGA
- a CDS encoding glucosaminidase domain-containing protein, translating into MPVRKIRIRYGSALVMAILLSHTVPASSAPNPDAANWGCYDPEPGHPSAAERIAFFEKIAGPARLAEQHHGVPAAGLAAMSMLESGYGFTRTAQFANNLFGWKAPQTDTASYVLTCQPASDPGNHYRRFPNWAAALDYVGRRLGTEATHKQYASATFAYARERAAGTQVPEAVQHWVQRIQQGGYNPDPSYVGRVVRIANNYQSPGDSVSSTLDLYQLSQGSSPTVTPPAPPLETSGQNAMPDSVGGLNSRLGPPPTSLPQGKVAELTKFLAKRPPYMRQDCSEIAAPGYEVIPAGPERPMRCLYHVESTSPKAKIRGVKKATADVIFPTPARMARWIIDSCLWAGGADLAGCIAFLQTGPAGILQQSSAQFPIAGIVFEDMDARLMKGYAFRDGLTARVDGWTNGSEASPTSEQTKAALEQPPLWISEHARVARGDIAEVKCLDPSASFDPKLRDDRWRDYVRARFVEALQGDHNMLLLAQVFAHYHPDACIHR; encoded by the coding sequence ATGCCCGTCAGAAAAATTCGGATCAGATACGGCTCCGCGCTGGTAATGGCGATCCTGCTGTCCCACACGGTTCCAGCGTCGAGCGCCCCTAATCCGGACGCCGCGAATTGGGGCTGCTATGACCCGGAACCAGGTCATCCTAGCGCCGCGGAACGCATCGCCTTCTTCGAGAAAATCGCCGGACCCGCGCGACTCGCCGAGCAGCATCATGGAGTCCCGGCAGCCGGGCTCGCGGCAATGTCGATGCTGGAGAGCGGCTATGGTTTCACTCGTACGGCGCAGTTCGCCAACAACCTGTTCGGCTGGAAGGCGCCGCAGACCGATACGGCCAGTTATGTCCTAACCTGCCAGCCGGCCTCCGATCCGGGTAATCACTACCGCCGTTTCCCGAACTGGGCAGCGGCACTCGACTATGTCGGTAGACGACTCGGGACTGAGGCTACCCACAAGCAGTACGCGAGCGCGACCTTCGCCTATGCGCGCGAACGAGCGGCTGGCACGCAGGTCCCCGAGGCGGTACAGCACTGGGTCCAGCGCATCCAACAGGGCGGCTACAACCCCGATCCCAGCTATGTCGGCCGAGTGGTTAGAATTGCCAACAACTACCAGTCGCCTGGCGACTCCGTGTCGTCGACGCTCGACCTCTACCAGCTCTCGCAAGGATCATCGCCCACCGTGACACCGCCGGCGCCTCCCTTAGAGACTTCCGGCCAAAATGCCATGCCTGACTCGGTCGGCGGGCTGAACTCGCGCCTCGGGCCGCCACCCACATCCCTGCCGCAAGGAAAAGTGGCCGAACTCACCAAGTTTCTTGCTAAGCGTCCTCCCTACATGCGCCAGGATTGCAGCGAGATTGCCGCGCCAGGATACGAAGTCATCCCGGCCGGACCGGAACGGCCAATGCGCTGCCTCTACCACGTTGAGTCCACTAGCCCGAAGGCGAAGATCCGCGGCGTAAAGAAAGCGACGGCCGACGTGATCTTTCCGACCCCGGCGCGGATGGCGCGATGGATCATCGACAGCTGCCTGTGGGCTGGCGGGGCCGACTTAGCCGGCTGCATTGCCTTCCTGCAGACCGGACCCGCCGGCATCCTGCAGCAGTCCAGCGCCCAGTTCCCGATCGCAGGGATCGTCTTCGAGGACATGGATGCCAGGCTGATGAAAGGCTACGCGTTCCGCGATGGCCTGACCGCGAGAGTCGACGGTTGGACAAACGGCAGCGAGGCATCGCCGACGTCCGAGCAGACCAAAGCCGCTCTGGAACAGCCGCCGCTTTGGATCAGCGAGCACGCTCGGGTCGCGCGCGGCGACATCGCCGAAGTCAAGTGCCTCGATCCCTCCGCCTCGTTCGATCCGAAGCTTCGTGACGATCGCTGGCGCGACTATGTCCGCGCGCGATTTGTCGAGGCTCTGCAGGGAGATCACAACATGCTGCTGCTCGCGCAGGTCTTCGCGCACTACCACCCCGATGCTTGCATACACCGGTAA